GCGCGCGCTCGGCGAGCGCACTCGCGTCGCCGATTCGGACATCGAGATACTGACCTACGGCGGCGAGATGGGCGAGCGCGAGGCCCGCGAGGCGGGGTTCGACCCGCGAGTCGTGGGCGGACCGGCGGCCGAGGAGACCGCTGCCGCCGACACCCGCGAGGCCGTCCGGCGGTTCGTCGCCGAGGAGGCCGACCTGATTCTGTTCGTCGGCGGCGACGGAACCGCGGTGGACGTGGCCGAGACGCTGGACGAGGCGGACGCCGAAATCCCGATTCTCGGCGTCCCGGCGGGCGTCAAGGTCTACTCGGCGGTCTTCGCGGTGACGCCCGAGGCCGCGGGCCGGGTCGCCGCGGAGTTCGACCGGACCGAGCGCCGCGAGGTCAACGACATCGACGAGGAGGCCTACCGCGACGGCGAGGTCCGCGCCGAGTTGAAGGCCGTCGCCGCGGTGCCAGTCGCCGAGGACCTCCAGTCGAGCAAGCAGGTCGGGGGCGGCACCGTCGAGAGCCTCGCGGCCGGAGTGGCGGCCGACGCCCGGAGCGACGCGGGGACGACCTACCTCCTCGGGCCGGGAAGCACCGTGGGCGCGGTCAAGGAGGCGTTGGGCTTCGAGGGGTCTCCGCTGGGCGTGGACGTGTGGCACGATGGCGAGGTGCTGGCCGCGGACGCGAACGCCGACGAGATTCTGGAACTGCTGGGCGACCGGAACGTCGTCGTGGTCTCGCCCATCGGCGGGCAGGGGTTCGTCTTCGGTCGGGGCAACGACCAGATTTCGCCCGCGGTTATTCGCCGCTCGGAGGTGGAAGTCGTCGCCTCGAAGGACAAGCTAGACGGGGTGGGCGTCCTCCGGGTCGATACCGGCGACGACGAGGTGGACGACGACCTGCGGGGGTGGCGGAAGGTCCGCGTCGGCCGGTTCGAGCGCCGGATGATGAAGGTCGTCTGACGAATTTCGAGACGTGATGAAGGCCATTTAAGGCACAATAATTGTCCCCTAGTGAAGCTTAAGGTCGTCGGGTGCCGTAACCACACGTACATGGAAACTCGTAAGGTACAGCGATTGGGTCCCTCGACGCTGGCGATGACGCTACCAGCCGAGTGGGCCAAGGAGAACAACGTCGAGAAGGGCGACGAAGTGTCGTTGCGGATGGGCGGGAAGGGGACGCTGACGGTCCTGCCGGAGTCGGCCCACACCGAGGAGTCCGAGGCGGTCATCCACGCCGAGAATCTGGACGCCGACGCGGTCGAGCGCGCCATCGTCGCACAGTACGTCCTCGGTCGTCGGGTCATCCACGTCGAGAGCGAGGAGACCCTCGACAGCGCACACATCAACGCCGTCTACAAGGCCGAGACCCAACTGATGGGACTCGGCGTGGTCGAGGAGACCCCCGACAGCATCGCCATCCGGTGTTCGGTGGACCCCGAGGACTTCAGCCTCGACAACCTCTTGGAGCGACTGGAGAACACCGGTTCGACCATGCGCGGCGAGGCGGTCAAGGCGCTGGCCCACGGCAACCCGGACCTCGCACAGCGCGCGCTCAACCGCGAGCGACAGGCGAACAAGATTTTCGTCCTCCTGCTCAGGCTCATCTTCACGGCCTACCAGAACCCGACGCTGGCCCGCGCGGTCGATTTGGACTCCGGGTTCCCGCTCATCGGCTACCGCTCCATCGCCAAGAACCTCGAACTCATCGCGGACAACGCCGAGGACATCGCCGAAATCACCCTCGAAGCAGAGGGCCACACCTTGGACGTGGACGGCCAGACGATGCGCCGCATCCGGGAGTTCACCGACCAAGTGGACGAGATTACCGCGAAGGCAGTGCAGGCCGCGGTCGAGCGCGACTACGACAAGACGCTGGAAGTCCGCGCGCTGTTCCACGAGATCGGCGACCGTGAGAGCGAGATTCTGTCGGACCTGCCCGAGATGGACAACGACTCGCTGCTGGCGGTCCGGGAGGTGCTGGTCAGCCTCCAGCAGACCGCCCAGTACGCCATGCGGAACGCCGAAATCGCGGCGAACCTCGCGCTCAACGAGGAGAGCGAACACACGACCATCAACTGACAACAGTTCGAGACGCCCGTCGCGGCCACAGACGCTCTTTCGCGGTGCGTTCGCGTTGTCTCGCGGACGCCGCGGCAGCTCGTGTCGAGTTCCTCGGTTTTATGTTCGCGTAGTCCAACCACGTTCTAATGGTTGACTCGACTGGCAGTACCGTCCTCGATAGGGCACTCGACGGTGGCCTCCCCGAAAACCGGACGATTCTAGTCACGGGCGGGCCGGGCACCGGCAAGTCCACCCTCGGAATGCAGTTCCTCCAGACCGGCCTCGAAAACGGCGAGAACTGTCTGTTCGTCAGCACCGAGCAGACCGGCGACGAGATTCGCGCCTCCTTCGAACCGTTCTCGTTCGACTTGGACCACGACGCGCTGACGATAACTTCGGTCCACGCCCGGCGGGGCAAGACGCTCGAAGACGACGAACCCGTCCTGACGCTGCAGACGTTCGACGACGGACCGACGCTGGACGACGAGTACGCCGCGCCCTTCGAACCGCAGTACATCGTGGAAGAGCTATCTTCCTACGGTCCCGTGGACCGCGTGGTCCTCGACAGCGTGTCGGGCCTGTCGGCGATGGGCGAGGATTACGACACCTACCGGCGCGCCGTCTTCGACCTCGTGCGCCTGTTCAACGACGAGTTCGGCGCGACCGCGATACTGACCGCCGAGCAGAGCGAGGCGACCGGCTCCGTCGAGGGCGAGCAGTCCATCGCGGCCTCCGACGCGGTGCAGTTCAACACCCACGGCGTGATTCGGCTCTGGCGCGAGAACGTCGAGGGCGACTACCACCGGTTCGTGGAGGTGATGAAGATGCGCGGCGTGAACCACGACACCCGCGTCTTCGAGTTGGACTTCGGCGACGACGGACTCCGGACTTACCCCCGGATGCGGACCCACCCCGGTGAGTTCCGACCCGAGGAGTTCTTCGGGACGGGCATCGACGGTCTCGACGCGCTGATGGGCGGCGGGGTCGCGCTCGGGGGGAACCTCCTGCTCCAACACGACGGGCAGGCCAGTCCCCACTCGGTGTTGACGAACCTCCTCGTCCGAGCCATCGAAGACGACATGGCGGTACTCCTCGTGCCGCCGGTCGAGTTGCCGCCCAAGCGCCTCCGGAGCATCATCGACGACCGGGTGGGCGACATGGACGGACTCCTGAACGACGACCGACTCTTTTTGCTGGATTTCACCAACATCTGGGAGAACACCCGCCGGAACGTCTTCAAGCCCGTCGCCCACGAGGACGAGACCACCGAGAGCGTCTTCCGGACAATCGACGAGCGACGGGGCGACCGGTCGCTCCTGAGTCTCGTCAACGTCGAGGCCCAAGTCCCGGTCTTGGACGCCGACGAACTCCGGCAGGTCCGATTCTGGGAAGAGGAGAACTTCTTCCGACACGAGGACACCTCGGTCTACTTCTTCAATCCCAAGACCATCGGCGAGCAACTGTCGATGTTCTACAAGAACGGGGCGTGGCAGGTCCTCCGGACGTGGATAGACGCCAACGGTCTCCAGTACGTCAAACTGGAGAAGTCCCCGAGCGGCTACATGGGTTCGACCCGACTCGTGGAGTACAGCGACGACGAACCGTACATGAACGTCCAGCGCCCGCCGCGGCCGCCCCGAGGAGGCGACGAGTCGTGAGCGGAGCAGTCGAGTCCCGACTCGCGCCGGGGAGCAACGTCCTCGTGCTGGCCGACCGGTCGGACCCGGAGGCGACCGCGACGTGCTATCGACTCCTGACCGCGCCCGACGCCGACCCCGCGACCCTCAACGTCGTGCAGGTGTCGTGTACCCGGTCGCCCGACCAACTCGTGAGCGAGTGGAACGACCACGTCGGGACTCCTCCGGGGAGTTTCCACGTCGTGTCGGCGCTCGGCGGGCCGTCGCTCGGCGACGAGACGCCGAGTGGCCCCGAGGGCGTCTCGGTCGTCTCGGCTCACCCGAGCGACCTGACCGGTCTCGCCATGCGGATGCGCGACTCCGTCGAGCAGGGGATGGCTCACGACGGCCCGCTCACGGTCG
This region of Halorussus salinus genomic DNA includes:
- a CDS encoding ATP-NAD kinase family protein — encoded protein: MRTIGVVVNPIAGMGGRVGLKGTDGKVAEARERGAAPRAPDRAVAALRALGERTRVADSDIEILTYGGEMGEREAREAGFDPRVVGGPAAEETAAADTREAVRRFVAEEADLILFVGGDGTAVDVAETLDEADAEIPILGVPAGVKVYSAVFAVTPEAAGRVAAEFDRTERREVNDIDEEAYRDGEVRAELKAVAAVPVAEDLQSSKQVGGGTVESLAAGVAADARSDAGTTYLLGPGSTVGAVKEALGFEGSPLGVDVWHDGEVLAADANADEILELLGDRNVVVVSPIGGQGFVFGRGNDQISPAVIRRSEVEVVASKDKLDGVGVLRVDTGDDEVDDDLRGWRKVRVGRFERRMMKVV
- a CDS encoding phosphate uptake regulator PhoU codes for the protein METRKVQRLGPSTLAMTLPAEWAKENNVEKGDEVSLRMGGKGTLTVLPESAHTEESEAVIHAENLDADAVERAIVAQYVLGRRVIHVESEETLDSAHINAVYKAETQLMGLGVVEETPDSIAIRCSVDPEDFSLDNLLERLENTGSTMRGEAVKALAHGNPDLAQRALNRERQANKIFVLLLRLIFTAYQNPTLARAVDLDSGFPLIGYRSIAKNLELIADNAEDIAEITLEAEGHTLDVDGQTMRRIREFTDQVDEITAKAVQAAVERDYDKTLEVRALFHEIGDRESEILSDLPEMDNDSLLAVREVLVSLQQTAQYAMRNAEIAANLALNEESEHTTIN
- a CDS encoding ATPase domain-containing protein; its protein translation is MVDSTGSTVLDRALDGGLPENRTILVTGGPGTGKSTLGMQFLQTGLENGENCLFVSTEQTGDEIRASFEPFSFDLDHDALTITSVHARRGKTLEDDEPVLTLQTFDDGPTLDDEYAAPFEPQYIVEELSSYGPVDRVVLDSVSGLSAMGEDYDTYRRAVFDLVRLFNDEFGATAILTAEQSEATGSVEGEQSIAASDAVQFNTHGVIRLWRENVEGDYHRFVEVMKMRGVNHDTRVFELDFGDDGLRTYPRMRTHPGEFRPEEFFGTGIDGLDALMGGGVALGGNLLLQHDGQASPHSVLTNLLVRAIEDDMAVLLVPPVELPPKRLRSIIDDRVGDMDGLLNDDRLFLLDFTNIWENTRRNVFKPVAHEDETTESVFRTIDERRGDRSLLSLVNVEAQVPVLDADELRQVRFWEEENFFRHEDTSVYFFNPKTIGEQLSMFYKNGAWQVLRTWIDANGLQYVKLEKSPSGYMGSTRLVEYSDDEPYMNVQRPPRPPRGGDES
- a CDS encoding DUF7504 family protein; translation: MSGAVESRLAPGSNVLVLADRSDPEATATCYRLLTAPDADPATLNVVQVSCTRSPDQLVSEWNDHVGTPPGSFHVVSALGGPSLGDETPSGPEGVSVVSAHPSDLTGLAMRMRDSVEQGMAHDGPLTVGVDALTPLLEYNSVQSTYKFLHMFSGRLAEVSASTHFLLDPNACDEQTVHKLKTLVDDVVTLDG